The following are from one region of the Trueperaceae bacterium genome:
- a CDS encoding universal stress protein: VDPVVVSVAERDRVAEAALDDARARMERFGVVADYVAASGPVPDALIRTAEARDRDVLVLGSYSNRRFLQDLFGGLLEALLRRTRTPLLIG, from the coding sequence GTCGACCCGGTCGTGGTCTCCGTCGCGGAACGCGACCGCGTGGCGGAGGCCGCCCTCGACGACGCCCGCGCGCGCATGGAGCGCTTCGGGGTGGTCGCGGACTACGTCGCGGCCAGCGGACCGGTTCCCGACGCGTTGATCCGGACCGCGGAGGCGCGCGACCGCGACGTGCTGGTGCTCGGCAGCTACTCGAACCGCCGGTTCCTGCAGGACCTGTTCGGGGGGCTCCTCGAGGCGCTCCTGCGGCGGACCCGCACGCCGTTGCTGATCGGTTGA